In the Thermodesulfovibrionales bacterium genome, AGCTGAGCTATGGGCCCGACAATTTATTTTAAACTATCTCACTTGAGAGAAACAATAGAGGTGGAGTATAATTATTTTAATCTGGTTATTACTTTAATGGATTCAAGGCGCGTAGCTCAGTGGGAGAGCGCTTCCTTCACACGGAAGAGGTCAAGGGTTCAATCCCCTTCGCGCCTACCATACTGAGGTCAAATCAGGTATAAGAAAAAGATTTCCAGCCAGACAACTGTTCTCCTTTAAAAAAGGTGGGTTAAAGCAGATGAAATTCCGTCTTGTCAGCAACTTTAAGCCAACAGGTGATCAGCCACAGGCAATTGAAAAACTTGTCAGATGGATTGAAGAAGGACACAGGCACCAGGTACTTCTCGGAGTGACAGGTTCAGGTAAGACCTTTACCATAGCCAACGTAATTGAAAGGCTTCAGAGACCGACCCTTGTTATTGCCCACAATAAGGCCCTTGCATCACAACTTTACGGTGAGTTCAAGGAGCTTTTTCCTGAAAATGCAGTTGAATTCTTTGTCAGCTATTATGATTACTATCAACCTGAGGCTTATATTCCAGAGACAGATACCTACATTGAAAAAGATGCCCTTATTAATGATGATATCGATAGACTGAGGCATTCTGCCACAAGGGCTGTGCTTGAGAGAAGGGATGTTATAGTGGTTGCCTCTGTGTCATGTATATATGGCATTGGTTCTCCTGAGGACTACTGGGAGATGCATCTTATAATTGAAGAGGGTATGAGGACAAAAAGGAATGATATCCTGAGGAGACTCGTAGAGATGCTTTACTTAAGAGAAGAGGAATTCAAAAGAGGCTGCTTCAGGGTTAGGGGAGATGTTGTAGAGGTCTATCCTTCATTCAGCCTTGATAAGGCAGTTAGGATTGAATTTTTTGGAGATTATGTTGATGCAATTTATGAGATAGACCCACTTTCAGGTAAAAAGTTAAGAAGACTTGAAAAGCTTGCTCTTTATCCAAACAGCCACTGGATTACCCCGAGACCGAGACTGGAGCGTGCACTTGAAGCTATAGAGGCAGAACTGAGGGAAAGGATTGAATATTTTAAGAAGCTCGGTAAGGAGCTTGAAGCCCAGAGGATAGAGCAACGTACCAGATTTGATATGGAGATGCTCAGGGAATTCGGTTACTGTCATGGAATAGAGAATTACTCAAGGCATTTAAGCGGAAGGGCTCCTGGTGAACCACCCTATACTCTTATTGATTATTTCCCAGAGGATTTTCTCATTGTAATTGATGAGTCCCACGCAACAATTCCCCAGCTTGGAGGTATGTATGAAGGCGACCGTTCAAGAAAACAGACACTGGTGGATTATGGCTTCAGACTTCCGAGCGCTCTTGATAACAGGCCTCTTAAATTTGAGGAATTTGAACATCGGGTAAATCAGGCTATATATGTCTCAGCAACTCCTGGAGACTATGAACTCGATAAATCTGAAGGAAGAATTGCTGAACAGATAATCAGACCTACTGGCCTGATGGACCCAAAGATGACAATAAGGCCTGCAAAGAATCAGGTTGAGGATCTTCTTGGAGAGATAAGAAAGAGAGTTGAGCGTGGAGAAAGGGTTCTCGTAACAACACTCACAAAGAAAATGGCCGAGGATTTAACAGAGTATTACAATGAACTGGGGATAAGGGCAAGGTATATGCATTCTGATATTGATACCCTTGACAGGATAGTTCTTTTGAGGGATCTGAGACTCGGCAAGTTTGATGTCCTTATAGGAGTGAATTTATTAAGGGAAGGCCTTGATCTACCTGAAGTATCCCTTGTGGCTATACTTGATGCAGACAGGGAAGGTTTTCTCAGATCAGAGCGAGCCCTCATACAGACAGCAGGAAGGGCAGCGAGGAATGTTAATGGAGAGGTAATCCTTTACGCAGATAGCATAACGAATTCAATAAAAAGGGCATATGAAGAGACAGAAAGAAGAAGAAGGATTCAAAAGGAGTATAATGAAAGACACAAGATAACACCAGAGACTGTAAGAAGCAGGATCAAAGATATAATGAGTTCTATTTATGATGCAGACTATTATGAGGAACCCCTGAAGATAGCGGAAGAGCCAGAGGTACTAAATGAGGCTGAGATAAAGAGACTTGAGGAAGAGATGAAAAAGGCTGCAAGGGAACTCGATTTTGAAAGAGCGGCAGAATTAAGAGACAGGATCATAGAACTTAAAAGGAGATTGCTCCAATTGACCTGATTATCTTGGCGGTACAGTAATCTCTCTCAGTTTGCCCATCTCGGATATAATTACTCCATCCCGACCGATCCTGAGTATCCTTCCGTTACCAAAAGCGTCACCCTCCTTAAGAACAATGCCATTGATTATAGCGATTCTCCTGTCCTCACTGACCATTAAAAGTGTTATTTCAGTAGCACCACCCGGGTGTGGAGCAAGTTTCTCAAGACTTATCTGAGGAAATTCCTTTCTGGCTATCATTATAGGTGATCTGAGAGCTTCCGGTACAGAAGTTTTTTTAATTTCAGGTAAATCAAATCTGAAAGGAAATTCTGCGATATCTACTTCTCTCTGTGAGGCAATGCCTCTAAATATTGCCGGACTGAGAGCATCCGTAACAATCAGGCAGAAAAGTATAAAAATATAGGGACTGAAATAATATGAAGCAAATTTTTTATTGCTCATGGATTGAACCTCGCTGCCTTTATCCTTCCGGATATCTGAAAAGTATTGCTACCATCAGCCTGCAAGTTGATAATTAATTTGTCAATATAAAGAGAGGGTAATCCAGGACTTTCCAGCAGGGCAATTTTATTCACAAACTCTCTCCAGTTTTCTATAGAACCCTGGAGGGTGAACATGGTTGAGATAATTTCGCCTTCTGTCTGGAATTCGGTAACTGTAAGTTTTGAAGTTGGGAAAAGGCTCTTTACGTTATCAAGTTTTTCAAGGATGAATACCTCAGATTCACTATCCCTGTATCCTTCGGGTAGGAGAGCCCTCAGAATTTCTATCTTCCTTTTAAGCAATTCGTCTTCTTCTCTTATGGATTGAGCGGTGGAAAGCTCAGCCCTGACTGAGAGGATTGACTGAGTGAGGATCTTTTTATAGTTGTCTGTAAAAACAAGAACTCCGGCTATAAGGCCGAGTATGAAGCCAGATGCAATATGAAAGTAGAGAGACTTCCTTAAATATTTATAAAAGGGTATCACTGGCTGAACCTCAGATCAATATCAAAAGAACCATCAGATATGGAGAATCTTTTATTTATAATTTCCACCGTTATGTCATCCTTTCCCTTTATTGAATTCAGAAGTTTATTGAATGAAAGGAGCATGCCTTTATGGGTGGAGGAGTCTATCCTTCCGGAGAGACGGAGGTTTATCTCTCCTCCCTGTGATGTAAGATCTATTGCCTTTAATGCTACACCATTAAAGGGATAATCCGATATCTCCCTGAGTACAAGAGATACAGGAGGTCGTTGCTCTTTTTTAAGAAAATCAAGTAATGGCTGAAGTCTTTTGGCCTCTGTGACAGTATTGTTATAGGACTCTATAAATGTTCTGAATACCCTGTACTTTGTAAAAAGTCCGGAGAAGTCCTTTTTCAGAGAGTTTATTGTAAGAAGATTGTTTATAACAGGTATCAAACATAACATAAAGAGAAGTCCGGAGGTAATAATGCTGTACCTGAGCAGATTTTTAAGAGATCTGAATCTTCTGTATTCTTCTGTAATATAGCTATCCCTGTGCGTTAAATAAAGACTACCCAGTGGAATGAGATACTCATTAATATCTGCGCCTTTGTAATGTAAGGTCTCAGGAACGCTTAATTGAACAACCTTAACTCCACCTATGGACATGGGAGGCTCCTTAAAATCTCCTGCAAGGATGATTTCCTCTGGTGAAATCCGCAGATTCTGTATACAATGAGTAATGGACATCTCTATTCCCTGAATATCAATAGAATTCAATCCCTTCTGGAACGTTGAGAGTTTTCTTGTAAATAAAATCGCTCCATCCTTGAGAAGGAAGATATTTTTTTCATCGCTTTCAAAAAGGCAGAGTACAGGTTTTTCAGACCTCTGAATGAAGGAGGCTATACATGATGGTGAAGCATAAATTGCCTCGATGTTCTTGCCATGAAGGAGAAATTTATTGATTAGCTCCTCAACCTCCTGTCTCCGGCTCCTGAGTATAGAGAGGGCTCTTATTCTTTTGTTCTCAACTACCTTTTCTCCGAGGTCACTATAAATCCAGACAGAATCAGGATAAAGTCTTTTCATTTCATTCTGGAGGAGTCTTGTAAGATCAGGACCCTTTACAGGTGGAAGGCTCAGAAAATCCTGAAAAAGTTCTCTGAAATCTGCTGTTAAAATAAAATTCTTATGTTTTGTTGTAGCAAGATAGGAGTCAAGTCCATCAACAGGTATGGTCAGTGTCTTTTGAATGAATATACCTTGAGGTCTTTTAACAGCCTCTACAATCTTTACATTCTTGCCTTCAAAGCTGAGGCAGATTTTCATTATTTATTTTTACCATAAGGTAAAGAGGAAATCAAGAAGCTACCGCCTCTATTATCACTGTATCCTCAAGCCTATTCGTTCTGAATCTCTTAAAACCCGAATTTCCAAGCCATCTGATTATTTCTACAGGAGAATAAGTTCTACCACCTTCTGTGTTCACAAGCATATTTACAGAAAAAAGTGCACTGCTTAGGGGCGAGGTATGGTCAGGGGAGATAAAAAATTCCTGTATTACGATCCTGCCTGCTATGTTCAGGCTATTTCTACATTTTTTCAGTAATTGAATATTCTTTTTCTCCGAATAAGCATGTAGTACCTGACTTATAAATATAAGATCATAATCATTGCCGATAGGATCAACCATAAAATCTCCTTCAATAAAATTTATCTTTATGCCGTCTTTTTTAATCAATTCCCTTGCTATTTTCACTGTTTCAGGATAATCCATAAGGGTTACATCCATATCCCTTTTTGCAAATTCCATTGAATATGTGCCTGGACCGCCTCCTAGGTCAAGTATCTTTTTAACGCCTCTTAGATTAATTGCTCTCATTACATCCCTTACCCTTAGCTTTGCAATATCATGCATACCAAGGATGAAGGATTCATGGTCTCTAAAGGCCCTGAAGGGTTTCCCTGTCCTTAGAACTTGATCAAGACCTGACCAGTTTTTCCAGAGTGTCTCTCCATGTCTGATAATATTACCCTGATAGTAAGGGCTCGTGGATACAAGAAATCTTGAGGCGATGTCTTTATTCTGGTATCTGCTACCCTGTTTCTTTAGCAGTCCCATTCCTGTCAGGCAATCAAGAAGTATCTCTGTAGCCCTTGGGGATGTGCCAATTTTTTCTGAAAGGTCTTTTGCAGAGAGAGGATTTTTGAGATGGTCAAAAACTCTAAAATTATTTGCTGTAAAAAGGACCCGTGCTTGTCTGAAGCCTGACCAGAGCTCCCTGAGGAATTTGAGTTCTTTTTTAAGAACATTTTTCATAACGGAAATTAAAGTATGAAGAATTAAAAACGGGAGGTAGATACTTCTACCTCCCTCAAAATTTATTTTACTGAAACTGTCTTTGTGGTTTCAAAGAAGAGATACTGGTCTTTTCCGACAACACCTTTCTTGTGATCTCCTCCAGCAGGTAAATACCAGAGCTGAACAGTAACATCCATCTCCTTTGCCTTTACTTCTCTTACCTTTTTGCCATCTTTTTCTACATCCTCATAGGGAAATTTTATCTCAAAAGTCTCCACCCTTGTCTGACCTGGCTGGAGTGAAGTATCTGCAAGAATACCTGATTTTCTGAAAGGACCGTAAACCATTTTATCTCCCCTTCCCTTTGCGGGAGACTGGGGTGTATAAATTTTTGAGGTATTGAATATTACATTACCATCCTTTGTCTTAGCGGTCACATCCAGGACCAGCCTGTTTGGAGATGGTCAACCATCAGGTACCCTGTGACCTGCATTGCTTGAAAGTTTTACAGTAACATAAGCCGTCGGTATAGAATCTCCTGCCCTTGGAAGGAAATAATAGCCCCTTGCCTCAACCTCTACATTAACAGCGCTTTTTGCCTGATCAGGATCCCTGTAGGCTGGCATGAAATGGCCTTTTTTATTCTCTTTCATATGACATTCCTGACAGGTTTTGAAGCCGCCTGAAGGTATATAGGCATGTAGATAACTTCCATAAAGTGTTGCACACTGTGTGGGCTCTGTAAGTTCAAAATTCGGTCCAAGGCCGTGGCACTGCCCGCATAAAATGGATTCTGTCATTATAGGGCTCTTTTTCAGTTTTGTATATTTTGTGTCTGGATGGGCACCTTCTTTATTACCATAGATTACATCCCGTTCAGGCTCACCATCAGTCCATTTGTGGATTAAGGCATTTCTGTTATGACAGATGAGACAGTTTATGCCTAGTTTTTTAAGTTTTTTCTGTGCCTCTTCATCTCCTGCTGCTCCATCAAGTGCTGCCTTGGCTATCTCCTGAGCCACCTCATCAGTGGCATCCTTGATCTGTGGCAAATGACATTTAAGGCAGCTGAGCATATGCTCAACCTTGATATCTTTAATATCTTTGACACCTGAATAGGTCCACTCCTTCATTAGTCCATCTCTTATTGTGCTTGCAAGTGTAGCCATCGTCCTTGGAGATCCCACAAGAGAGGTGGCATGATAGGACTTTTCCCATTCCTCATACTCCTTTGGGTGGCATTTCTTGCAGCTGCTCACATCATAGAGTTTTGCAAGCTCGTCAATGGATTTTGCCTTCTGACCATAAACAGTAAGAGGTAATGCAATAACAATTGCCAGAATAAGAATCAATAGCCTTTTCATAATCCTCCTCCTTAGATGTTTTTTAAACTCACATTTTTAAATCTCTCAATGCTTCCTTTTCTCACCTCCTTTCTTAATTAAGTCGTTCAAGATTTTATGTTGTTAAATTTTTCTAAGGCTTTTTAATTAAATTTTGCTAAAAATTTTTAATCTGGTGTCATCCAGCAGGAAGCTCGGACAGGTTGATGAAAATAGACTCAGGCTTATTGTCCTTCATGCTTGAGTTATCAATCATAAAATTCATGATAAAAAAGAGACAGATGATAAAGCCATCTTTTTATTTCATATTATATTTATACCTAATGATATGAAGCTTGTCAACTTCAAATTATAAATTTAGATTAACTTAAGTTAAATATTTTGAAACATTCCGTAGCATAAAGATAAATTACATATGTAATGAATAACTTGCGGGTAAAAACATCGGGTTGTAGGATTGAAAAATTTTTTTAAATTTAGCTCTTCGTGTAAGACCTCCAAGTGCAAACTACCGGATGTGAATATAGATGGAAATACTGGTTTCTGTCAGCCAGCACTCTATCTTGAATTACCGGAGGGCTTAAAGGTTATTATAAAGAAGTGCTTTTGCAGGCTTCAGTTGTCATATACTAGATTTCAGTGTAAGTAGTGTTAAGTGAGTTAACAGTAAGTCAAATGAAGTTAAGTGAAGTCTTAGAGGAAATCTCCCAGGGCTGGATGCTCTGGATTTTGAGTTGCAGAAAGGTTGGAATAGGGCTTGCCCGGAGGGATGGTAAAGTATTATAATCTCGCATTGTTATATGATCTAAAGTAATAGTTCTAAGGAGGTTCTTAGTATATGAAGGCTAACATACTAATAGTGGATGATGAACCAATTGTTCTAAAAAGCTGTGAAAAAACACTTTCCCCGGCTGGATTTCATGTCCTTACAGCTCAGAAGGCGAAGGATGCCCTTGAACTTCTCAAGAAGGATTCTATAGAT is a window encoding:
- a CDS encoding acetylserotonin O-methyltransferase — protein: MKNVLKKELKFLRELWSGFRQARVLFTANNFRVFDHLKNPLSAKDLSEKIGTSPRATEILLDCLTGMGLLKKQGSRYQNKDIASRFLVSTSPYYQGNIIRHGETLWKNWSGLDQVLRTGKPFRAFRDHESFILGMHDIAKLRVRDVMRAINLRGVKKILDLGGGPGTYSMEFAKRDMDVTLMDYPETVKIARELIKKDGIKINFIEGDFMVDPIGNDYDLIFISQVLHAYSEKKNIQLLKKCRNSLNIAGRIVIQEFFISPDHTSPLSSALFSVNMLVNTEGGRTYSPVEIIRWLGNSGFKRFRTNRLEDTVIIEAVAS
- the uvrB gene encoding excinuclease ABC subunit UvrB — protein: MKFRLVSNFKPTGDQPQAIEKLVRWIEEGHRHQVLLGVTGSGKTFTIANVIERLQRPTLVIAHNKALASQLYGEFKELFPENAVEFFVSYYDYYQPEAYIPETDTYIEKDALINDDIDRLRHSATRAVLERRDVIVVASVSCIYGIGSPEDYWEMHLIIEEGMRTKRNDILRRLVEMLYLREEEFKRGCFRVRGDVVEVYPSFSLDKAVRIEFFGDYVDAIYEIDPLSGKKLRRLEKLALYPNSHWITPRPRLERALEAIEAELRERIEYFKKLGKELEAQRIEQRTRFDMEMLREFGYCHGIENYSRHLSGRAPGEPPYTLIDYFPEDFLIVIDESHATIPQLGGMYEGDRSRKQTLVDYGFRLPSALDNRPLKFEEFEHRVNQAIYVSATPGDYELDKSEGRIAEQIIRPTGLMDPKMTIRPAKNQVEDLLGEIRKRVERGERVLVTTLTKKMAEDLTEYYNELGIRARYMHSDIDTLDRIVLLRDLRLGKFDVLIGVNLLREGLDLPEVSLVAILDADREGFLRSERALIQTAGRAARNVNGEVILYADSITNSIKRAYEETERRRRIQKEYNERHKITPETVRSRIKDIMSSIYDADYYEEPLKIAEEPEVLNEAEIKRLEEEMKKAARELDFERAAELRDRIIELKRRLLQLT
- the extKL gene encoding multiheme c-type cytochrome ExtKL — translated: MKRLLILILAIVIALPLTVYGQKAKSIDELAKLYDVSSCKKCHPKEYEEWEKSYHATSLVGSPRTMATLASTIRDGLMKEWTYSGVKDIKDIKVEHMLSCLKCHLPQIKDATDEVAQEIAKAALDGAAGDEEAQKKLKKLGINCLICHNRNALIHKWTDGEPERDVIYGNKEGAHPDTKYTKLKKSPIMTESILCGQCHGLGPNFELTEPTQCATLYGSYLHAYIPSGGFKTCQECHMKENKKGHFMPAYRDPDQAKSAVNVEVEARGYYFLPRAGDSIPTAYVTVKLSSNAGHRVPDG
- a CDS encoding general secretion pathway protein GspB, producing the protein MSNKKFASYYFSPYIFILFCLIVTDALSPAIFRGIASQREVDIAEFPFRFDLPEIKKTSVPEALRSPIMIARKEFPQISLEKLAPHPGGATEITLLMVSEDRRIAIINGIVLKEGDAFGNGRILRIGRDGVIISEMGKLREITVPPR